One segment of Nostoc flagelliforme CCNUN1 DNA contains the following:
- a CDS encoding DUF192 domain-containing protein, translating into MLLKIQSKIDWYAASFKVLNILGPIAGMSVILLTAVVSYIETRPQKLPLQYKLTINNQTFYLEAANKPQELEKGLKWRNNLESDRGMLFNLGREYNHVPFWMYQVKVPLDIIYLKNNVVTTIIHNAPPCMKNPCPIYYGVTATQVLELITNSNS; encoded by the coding sequence ATGCTACTGAAAATTCAGTCAAAAATAGATTGGTATGCTGCTAGCTTTAAGGTGCTGAACATTCTTGGGCCAATAGCTGGTATGTCAGTAATTTTGCTCACAGCAGTAGTATCTTATATCGAAACTCGTCCTCAAAAATTGCCTCTTCAGTATAAGCTTACGATAAATAACCAGACTTTTTATTTAGAAGCGGCAAATAAACCACAAGAACTAGAGAAAGGACTCAAATGGAGAAATAATCTAGAGAGCGATCGCGGAATGTTATTTAACTTGGGTCGAGAGTATAATCATGTACCGTTTTGGATGTACCAAGTAAAAGTGCCGTTAGACATTATATACCTGAAAAATAATGTGGTGACAACGATAATTCACAACGCACCACCATGCATGAAGAATCCTTGCCCAATCTATTACGGTGTCACTGCTACACAGGTTTTAGAACTTATCACCAACAGCAATTCCTAA
- a CDS encoding IS982 family transposase, producing the protein MLNEIIAIYAITDDLLKAIGHHEDSRREMNDAEIITTAITAAMFFNGNHSKACSYMKDHKLISNMLEKSRFNRRLHSVSMLINDLFHQVGMVLKEISDSTEYLLDSFPVPICDNIRIFNVKIIQSAQYRGYIASKKRYFYGVRVQLLTTKNGIPVEFVFMPASANDVRALNALPLNLPPGSELYGDSAYTDYNIEDDLEQTSQISLKVMRKKNSKRQDPPWNQYIKQHTRHYIETVFNSITCVFPKSIHAVTYEGFLLKLQAFIFSFTLQQAFI; encoded by the coding sequence ATGCTAAACGAAATAATTGCCATATATGCTATCACAGACGATCTGTTAAAGGCGATTGGGCATCATGAAGACAGTCGTCGAGAGATGAATGACGCAGAAATTATTACAACTGCAATAACAGCGGCGATGTTCTTTAATGGTAATCATAGCAAGGCTTGTAGCTATATGAAAGACCATAAGTTAATATCTAATATGTTAGAAAAGTCACGTTTTAACCGGAGATTACACAGTGTCTCAATGTTAATCAACGACTTGTTTCATCAAGTGGGAATGGTACTGAAGGAAATTAGTGATTCCACGGAATACCTTTTAGACTCGTTTCCAGTGCCGATCTGCGACAACATCCGGATCTTTAATGTCAAAATAATCCAGTCGGCGCAGTATAGAGGTTACATTGCATCGAAAAAACGATATTTTTACGGGGTTCGAGTTCAGTTATTAACCACCAAAAATGGTATTCCCGTAGAATTTGTGTTTATGCCTGCTAGTGCCAACGATGTACGTGCGTTAAATGCCTTACCTTTAAATCTTCCACCTGGTAGTGAACTGTATGGTGATTCAGCTTATACCGACTACAATATTGAGGATGACTTGGAACAAACAAGTCAAATTTCTTTAAAAGTTATGAGAAAAAAGAACTCCAAGCGTCAAGATCCCCCTTGGAATCAATATATTAAACAACATACTCGGCATTATATTGAAACCGTGTTTAATAGTATCACTTGTGTTTTCCCAAAATCAATACATGCAGTTACTTATGAAGGGTTTTTACTTAAGCTACAAGCATTTATTTTTTCTTTTACTCTTCAACAAGCTTTTATTTAA
- a CDS encoding tyrosine-type recombinase/integrase, with the protein MHETLENSTSSSLALASPVPLIEHPAQVYLATLSPGSRPAMRQALNVIARLLTNSSCDAMTLNWAALRYKHTAAVRSVLSEKYAPAYVNKVLSALRRVLKEALRLEIMDAVDFARAVDISNVKVTKQLRGRVLTAEEIAQLMQTCFDDPTPTGYRDAAIFAILRGSGVRRSEAVNLDLSDFEENTGAIQVRAGKGGKDRTVYLPESGLIVVSDWLSLRGYEAGPLLCHVNRGSRIVRRRLTSQAVLFILQKRGAQAFVANFSAHDFRRTFISELLDAGEDISTVQRLAGHANSDQTARYDRRGEQTKRRAVQKLTIPGQRKKSPLLM; encoded by the coding sequence ATGCATGAAACCCTTGAAAACAGTACCTCCTCTTCCTTAGCCCTTGCCTCTCCCGTTCCCTTGATAGAACACCCGGCCCAAGTCTACTTGGCGACCCTTTCCCCTGGTTCCCGTCCAGCTATGCGCCAAGCTCTCAATGTGATCGCGCGATTATTAACCAACTCAAGTTGTGATGCGATGACTTTAAACTGGGCAGCACTGCGCTACAAACATACCGCAGCAGTCCGCTCTGTGTTGAGCGAAAAATATGCACCAGCTTATGTCAACAAAGTGCTGTCTGCTTTGCGGCGAGTTTTAAAAGAAGCCTTGCGGTTAGAGATAATGGATGCTGTTGATTTTGCTCGTGCTGTAGACATTTCCAACGTTAAAGTCACCAAGCAATTGCGGGGACGTGTCCTCACGGCAGAAGAAATCGCCCAATTGATGCAAACCTGTTTTGATGACCCTACCCCCACTGGTTACAGAGATGCTGCAATATTTGCAATACTCCGTGGATCTGGAGTCCGCCGCTCTGAAGCGGTGAATTTAGACTTGAGCGACTTTGAAGAGAATACCGGGGCAATACAGGTGCGTGCTGGCAAAGGTGGCAAAGATCGGACTGTGTACTTACCCGAAAGTGGTCTAATTGTCGTCTCGGATTGGTTGTCGCTTCGAGGCTACGAGGCAGGCCCCTTGCTGTGCCATGTCAACAGAGGCTCAAGGATAGTGCGGCGACGACTTACCTCTCAAGCAGTGCTATTTATTTTGCAAAAACGTGGCGCACAAGCCTTTGTTGCTAATTTCTCTGCTCATGATTTCCGGCGGACTTTCATTTCGGAGTTGCTCGATGCTGGTGAAGACATTTCTACAGTCCAAAGGTTAGCTGGACACGCAAACAGTGACCAGACTGCCAGATATGACCGTCGCGGTGAACAAACTAAACGCCGTGCTGTCCAAAAGTTGACTATTCCAGGACAGAGGAAGAAATCTCCTCTATTGATGTAG
- a CDS encoding plasmid replication protein, CyRepA1 family: protein MQLKSAGGSMMINRPDYIESPHWNEWLASAVDPEIIVLNLVSLSNNLPYDYLLYSDRISRRNDGRLRDHVLQKYRHIEHGGWWCSGVDPLDNCNPMLWGCFKPDIPRRDSQKIEKLIKYEHPYRVPTRAFFLRVTWNIGFSIATTANQQAQYEQRILQTYRQTQVNGEVSRGQGAGSREQGSKGAGQQGRVLLQVLSPLLRAPCPRASSLATGFGTSQHPNENPPSHKNYHLSPLTEVALLSIAHLEDGQFWQWVLDNNIPLIICEGAKKAASLLSAGYAAIAIPGVNGGYRNPESESVHPLNQPFLIPDLQKFATPNRKIDICFDHDSKPETLKRVSAALTGIARLFSSASCSVGVVELPGPSKGVDDFIMAGGNFDELYQTAPSFEQWQVLQYTKLTYTPSVVLNQPYLGQLTIPDGAKIIGLKSAKGTGKTTSFDPIVRKAILYGQPVLLIGHRVQLVQEIADRIGIPYITEVRESETGTLLGYGLCVDSLHPNSQARFNADNWKNAIVIIDECEQVIWHTLTANTEINLHRVEVIQQLTQLLHNTINSERGMLILSDADLSNLTIEFIQGAAGVDIEPWLLVNTWKPEIGWKVHHYNQTTPILWFAALEEHIKRGGRPFIVTQSQKAKSTWGTINLEARLRSEFPCLRILRIDSETIQDPTHPAYGCISKLNQILKDFDIVIVSPSIETGVSIDIREHFTSVWGCFCGVSPENSARQSLARLREEVDRYLWVARRGLGQIGNGAISLKSLLCSEHKNFKVNMRHLQDAGLTMDGDDIHVNKTALHTWGKMACRVNAGMIDYRGAVLAGLVAEGHHIIDGVNNSDIDPKDLLNSIKELKSTNYRTECEEIAAIDMDMLTRQKLEALKLQKSKTPDERRIERNDLQRLKSITQANRWDMKSIFGISIPVTNKPIVILRRILNTLGLGLKQIGRDGTGARQRVYQVVGLDDGRDEVFAAWLSLHELEALKLVAATSGNKEIYTPVADNPSPRRGKGVLGKGGKRNTLMFFSPKAIKPTSATLTVNSVHRLFLNRSNKKRRPC, encoded by the coding sequence ATGCAATTAAAATCAGCCGGGGGATCAATGATGATTAACCGTCCTGATTACATCGAATCACCCCACTGGAATGAATGGTTAGCCAGCGCCGTTGACCCAGAAATTATAGTCTTAAACCTTGTTTCCTTATCAAATAATCTGCCCTACGATTATCTCCTGTACAGCGATCGCATTTCCAGACGCAACGACGGACGACTCCGGGATCACGTTTTACAAAAATACCGCCACATTGAACACGGCGGTTGGTGGTGCAGTGGTGTTGACCCACTGGACAATTGCAACCCAATGCTCTGGGGCTGCTTCAAGCCCGACATCCCCCGGCGAGATTCACAAAAAATCGAGAAACTCATCAAGTATGAACACCCATATCGAGTGCCAACACGGGCATTTTTCTTGCGAGTCACTTGGAACATCGGCTTTAGTATTGCTACTACTGCTAATCAACAAGCACAGTACGAGCAACGAATTTTACAAACATATCGCCAAACTCAAGTCAATGGAGAAGTGAGCAGGGGGCAGGGGGCAGGGAGCAGGGAGCAGGGCAGCAAGGGAGCAGGGCAGCAAGGGAGAGTTCTTCTACAAGTTCTTTCCCCTCTGCTAAGAGCCCCCTGCCCAAGAGCCTCTTCATTGGCTACTGGGTTTGGCACTTCTCAACACCCTAATGAAAACCCGCCGTCACACAAAAATTATCATCTCTCTCCACTCACAGAAGTAGCCCTGCTGTCAATTGCTCACCTTGAAGATGGTCAATTTTGGCAATGGGTGCTAGACAATAACATCCCCCTGATTATCTGTGAAGGTGCCAAAAAAGCTGCTTCCTTACTCAGTGCTGGTTATGCCGCAATTGCCATTCCCGGTGTCAACGGTGGTTATCGAAATCCGGAATCTGAATCTGTCCATCCTCTCAACCAACCATTCTTGATTCCCGACTTACAAAAGTTTGCAACCCCAAATAGAAAGATTGACATCTGCTTTGACCATGACTCCAAACCAGAGACTCTCAAGCGGGTATCAGCAGCCCTAACTGGAATCGCACGTTTATTCTCATCAGCAAGTTGTTCTGTTGGAGTTGTGGAATTACCAGGTCCATCAAAAGGCGTTGATGATTTCATTATGGCTGGTGGCAACTTTGATGAGCTTTACCAAACAGCCCCAAGCTTTGAACAGTGGCAAGTTTTACAATACACCAAGCTTACCTACACTCCATCAGTAGTACTCAATCAACCTTATTTGGGTCAGCTAACCATTCCCGACGGCGCTAAAATCATTGGCTTGAAATCCGCAAAAGGCACTGGTAAAACAACATCTTTTGATCCCATCGTCCGAAAAGCTATCCTTTACGGTCAACCTGTGCTACTAATTGGACATCGGGTGCAGTTAGTGCAAGAGATCGCAGACCGCATCGGCATCCCTTATATTACTGAAGTCAGAGAATCCGAAACTGGGACGTTGCTAGGCTACGGACTATGTGTAGACAGTTTGCACCCCAATAGCCAAGCCCGTTTCAATGCCGATAACTGGAAAAACGCCATCGTTATAATTGACGAATGTGAGCAAGTGATTTGGCATACTCTCACCGCCAATACAGAAATCAATTTGCACCGAGTAGAAGTTATTCAACAACTTACTCAACTTCTGCACAATACCATCAACAGTGAGCGGGGAATGCTTATTCTCAGTGATGCTGATTTATCCAACTTAACAATCGAGTTTATCCAAGGGGCTGCCGGTGTAGATATAGAACCTTGGTTGCTAGTAAATACCTGGAAACCGGAGATTGGTTGGAAAGTTCACCACTATAATCAAACTACACCTATACTTTGGTTTGCGGCTTTAGAAGAACATATAAAAAGGGGTGGTAGGCCATTCATTGTTACCCAGAGCCAAAAGGCCAAATCTACCTGGGGAACTATTAACTTAGAAGCCCGACTTCGTTCCGAATTTCCCTGTTTAAGAATACTGCGAATTGACTCCGAGACGATCCAAGACCCAACCCACCCAGCTTACGGCTGCATCAGTAAACTCAATCAAATACTAAAAGATTTTGATATTGTCATTGTGTCGCCGTCCATTGAGACGGGAGTCAGCATTGACATCAGGGAACATTTTACCAGCGTTTGGGGCTGCTTTTGTGGTGTTTCTCCCGAAAATTCGGCAAGACAATCATTGGCGCGGTTGCGAGAAGAGGTAGACCGATATCTCTGGGTGGCACGAAGAGGATTAGGGCAAATTGGCAATGGTGCTATCAGTCTCAAGTCTTTACTTTGTAGTGAACACAAGAACTTTAAAGTGAATATGCGCCATTTGCAAGATGCGGGTTTGACTATGGATGGCGATGATATTCACGTCAATAAAACTGCATTGCACACTTGGGGGAAAATGGCTTGCAGGGTGAATGCGGGAATGATTGATTATCGTGGTGCTGTCTTAGCCGGTTTAGTGGCTGAAGGACATCATATTATAGATGGAGTCAATAATAGTGACATTGACCCCAAGGATTTACTCAACTCAATTAAGGAATTAAAATCTACTAACTATCGCACCGAGTGTGAAGAAATTGCCGCAATTGACATGGATATGTTGACAAGGCAAAAGTTGGAGGCGCTGAAACTGCAAAAGTCCAAAACTCCTGACGAACGACGCATTGAGCGCAATGATTTGCAACGCTTAAAGTCAATCACACAGGCTAACCGCTGGGATATGAAGTCGATTTTTGGGATTTCTATTCCTGTGACTAATAAACCGATTGTGATTCTGCGGCGTATATTGAATACTCTCGGTTTGGGACTTAAACAAATTGGTAGAGATGGCACTGGCGCTAGGCAACGTGTTTATCAAGTAGTTGGCTTAGATGATGGGCGCGATGAAGTTTTTGCTGCTTGGTTGTCACTCCATGAGTTGGAGGCGTTGAAATTGGTCGCGGCCACTAGTGGTAATAAAGAGATATATACACCAGTAGCGGACAACCCATCACCAAGAAGGGGAAAAGGGGTCTTGGGGAAAGGGGGAAAGCGCAATACACTAATGTTCTTTTCCCCAAAAGCTATAAAGCCCACTTCGGCTACGCTCACCGTCAACTCAGTGCATCGCCTATTTTTAAATAGGTCGAATAAAAAAAGAAGACCTTGCTAA